GTCAACGGAGTCTGAGTTGTGCGCGAACAGTCTCAGTTGGACGGAGCGGGAGTCATCGATCCGATGAAGTACGTTTCGCGGCCGGTCGGGTAGCCACCGCCGTTGGTGGCGATGTGGACGTGGTCGTAGTGGTTGGCCGTTTCATTGCCCAGGTCGGCGGTCCAGCTTCCCGAGGCGGGGCCGAGGTAGATCTTCTGCCGCCAGATCACGTGGTCGATTCCCCAGCGTTTGGCGTTGGCCAGGGCCAGCCCGGCGATCTGGTTGCCGAGCGCGATGCCCTCAGGGCTGTCATGGTTGGGAATCATCACGTCGATCGCCAGACCACTGGGGTGCCAGCGCAAGGCGTCCTGACGGAACCCGCCGATGGTCTTGATCTCCGGGAACAGCAACTCGATGACCCGGGCCGCCCAGATGGTCTTTACCTGCAGGCCGCCCTCCGGGGCAATCCCCGCGGGTAGCGCCATCTGAAAGTCCTGGGCCGCCATGGGAGCGTTGCCGGCCAGCATCGCCGCCTCCGCAGCACTGGCGGTCTGCGGCGCGGCGACCGACGGCGACGGCGACGGCGATTGACTTTGCGGCGGCGCCGCGACCAGGGGGCTGTCAGCGCAGCAGGGGGTGTTCTGCTTGGTGTCCTGGGCGTAGATCATCCCGCCGGCGAGCGCCAGTGAGGCCGCGATTGCCAACCAGCGGCCCCAGCCTTTCGCTTCGGCGTCTTTGCCCACCTACAGCACTCTAGTGTCGTATGGGGCCTGTGTGGCACTCTTCGCCGGGTTGTCGGCGTTTTCTCAGGCAGTTCGCCCGGATCAGTTTCGTCCCGGCAGCTTCATCACGGTGCGCACGATGGGTAACAGGGACTTCTGCCAGAGGGCCGACGGCAGGCCGAACGGCGGGTCGAGATTGAACACCCGCGCAGTCGCGATCGTCTGCGATTCGGTGTACTTCAACAGACCCTCGGGACCGTGGCGCCGGCCGACACCCGACTGGCCCATCCCGCCCATCGGCGCGCTGAGGCTGCCCCAGGCGAATGCGTAACCCTCGTCGACGTTCACCGTTCCCGAACGCAAACGGGCGGCGATCTGCTGGCCTTCGGCCGGTGTGCGCGCCCAGACGCTCGCGTTCAGGCCGTACTCGGTGTCGTTGGCCTTCTCCACGGCTTCATCGACGTCGGCCACCGGGTAGATCGAGACCAGCGGGCCGAACGTCTCGTTGGCCGCGCATTCCATCTCCGGCGTCACGTCGGCCAGAACGGTCGGCTCGTAGAACAGGGGACCGATATCGGGCCGGGCCTTGCCGCCCGCGATCACCTTGGCGCCCTTGGAGGTGGCGTCGTTGACGTGCTCGGTCACGGTCTCGAGCTGGCCTTCGGAGATCAAACTGCCCATGTCGACCGAGAAGTCGTAGCCGGTGCCGAGTTTCATGTTGCGCACCGCGTCGCCGAACTTGCGGGTGAACTCGTCGGCGATGTCCTTCTCGACATAGATACGTTCGATGGAGATACAGAGCTGGCCGGCGTTGGAGAAACACGCCCGGGTGGCCGCCTTCGCCGCCTTGTCCAGATTTGCGCCGCGGGTGACGATCATGGCGTTCTTGCCGCCGAGTTCGGCGGAGAAACCGATCAGGCGGCGGCCGGCCTGCTCGGCGAGGTGGCTGCCGGTCTGAGTGGATCCGGTGAACATCAGGTAGTCGCAGTTGTCCGTGATCGCGGTACCGACCACCGAGCCCGGCCCGGGCACGATCGCGTACAGCGCTCGCGGCAGGCCAGCCTGGTACAGCAGTTCGGCGCAGGCCAGCGCGCAGTACGGGGTCTGGCTGTCCGGCTTGAGCACCACCGCATTGCCGGCGAGCAGCGCGGGCACGGAGTCCGATGCGGTGAGCGTCATCGGGTAGTTCCACGGCGAGATCACCCCGACCACACCCTTGGGCTGATAGCCGACCGTGGTCTTGCCGATCCCCGGCAGTAGCGCCTGCACCTTCTGCGGCTTGAGCAGTTTGGCGGTGACGCGCACGTAGTAGTTCGCGTTCGCCATCAGGTCGACGATTTCCTCCTGCGCCGCCCATCGCGCTTTGCCAGCTTCGGCCTGCAGCAGGTCCATCAGGAATTCGCGGTTCTCGATCACCAGGTCCCGATAGCGGCGGATGATCTCGATGCGCTCGGCGACCGGGCGCCTGGCCCATTCGACCTGCGCCGCCCGTGCCTGGGCGAACGCGGCAGCGACATCGTCGGCAGTACCGACCGGGATGGAGGTCAGTGGCTTGCCGGTGAAGACTTCGTTGATCGTCTTGGTCGGACGTTCGTCGATGTCCTTGATCGCGGCAAGCCGGCGCAAGCGGTCGAAGACCTCGGCTGACGGTGCAGGCATATCGCTACCTCTCGAGGACGCGGGGTATCTGTGACCTCAGCCTATCGGGCTGGACAAGGTGGCCTTGCCGCGCTGCTGAGCGCTGACATGCGCAGAAATGTCAACGAGTCGAAATCCGTTGCGCGATCTCTCCGTATCGTTCGAACCGGGCCGGATCACTCAGGGCGTTGTACAGAACGATGCGAGTGGCCGTCCCTTCGTACTTGGCGACGAGCGCCTCCGCCAGTCCGTCCCAGGTGGCCTCGGTGGCGAACACCGCGATGTGATCATCCGTGATCTGAGCTGCCATCCCTTTGAAGTCGCCGGCTTTCTGTTTCTCCCGGATCCGCGCCGTGGTGCCGTCGAACCCGGCTTCGTCAAGGATGAAGGCGTAGTTGGGCGTGCTGGCGTAGAAGCTGAGACTGGCTCGCACCAGTTCACGCTCGTTGTGCCGCTCCTCGTCGGTGTCACCGACGATCGTCATGACCGGCACGATCACCGCGATGTCAGAGGTGTCGCGGCCCGACTTTGCGGCCCCGGCGGCGACGTTCGGCGCCACGTGCCGCGCGAGGTAGCCGGGCTCGCCGAGCGGATGGACGTGCACGCCGTCGGCGACCTCTCCCGCCATGCGCAGCATCCAGGGGTTGACCGCGGCGATGTCGACCTTGGGATCCGGTGCGTCGATGGGGCCGGCGCTCCACTGTGGAGTGATGAAATCGAGGTCGTAGAACTCGCCGTGGTGATCGAGTTTTCCGGTCCGAAACGCGCTGAAGCACGCCTTGACGGCCCGTACGTAGTCACGCAGCCGGGGGCCGGGACGTTCGAACGCCATCCCGTAGCGCCGCACCACGTGGGTGCGGACCTGGGTGCCGAGACCGAGGCGGAAGTTGCCGTTGGTCGCCTCCTGCAGTTCCCATGCCGTGGCCGCGGTGACGAACGGGCTGCGCGGAAAAGCGACTGCGACGCCGGTCGACAGCTGCAGGCCGGGCGCCGCCTGGGACGCCACGGCGGCGTTCAGGTAGGCGGTACGGCCGGTTTCGGTGAACAGAAGGCCGGAGAAGCCGGCCTCCTGGGTGCGTCTGGCGGTGTCACCGATCTGCGTTAGCGGTTGCGGGATAGTCATTGCGTCGACGTGCACGGATGGAACGCTACCTCCGAATGTCCGGCGCCCGCACCAACACTGCCGACCCGGCCCGGTTTTCGGGCGCACTCCACTCGACCGATGCCGACGACACCCGAATACGGCTGATCGTCAGCAAAATTCGGCGCAAGAATTCCGCAAGAAGTTCACGAACTTGTGGCAAGCGTTGTGGCGCATCGTAAGTGGTGTTCTACGGTTGCGGGGGCGATCTTGGGATCGGTAGCGGAACGGCGGACGCGCAATGGACCGGAACAAGCCCGGTCCCGAGTACACGGAGGTGGACGCCGATGGAGCACCCGGAAAGCGGGCCGGCCCGGGCTGAATATCGCAGTCCCGTCTGGCCCCGAATCGAAGGTTGCTGGTGCTATGTTGACGTCGCTGTCGGTTCTGCCCTTGATGTATACCCGCTCGGTGGTTAGGAGTACGAGTGAGTGCCAACCCGTTCGACGACGACAATGGTCGCTTCTTCGTACTCGTCAACGACGAGGAGCAGCACAGCCTTTGGCCGGAATTCGCCGACGTGCCGGCCGGCTGGCGGGTGGTGTACGGCCTGTCCGACCGGTCCGCATGCCTGGACTACATCGAGCAGAACTGGCCCGACATACGACCCAAGAGCTTGCGCGAAAGGTTGGCGCAGGACGCGGGCCGCTGACTCGCCAGCCGTCTGCAACTCGGCGGCGCCATGACAACACTTGAGGGCGAACTTCAGCGCAACAATTTCGACGGGGTTTCGGTCGAGCAGGTCCTGACCGACATCTACGTCCAGGTGCTCGGTGTCGAGCAGGTGGGCGTTGACGACTCGTTTTTCGATCTCGGCGGGGATTCGCTGTCGGCGATGCGGGTCATCGTCGCCGTCAACGCCGCCCTGAACGCCGACCTGCGTGTGGGTGCGCTTTTCGACGCGCCGACGATAGCCCAACTGGCGTCGCGCATCGCGGGCGATACGGGACGGCTCAAACCGCTGCGGGCCCTTCCGCGACCGGCGGTGGTGCCGTTGTCGTATGCCCAGAGCCGGTTGTGGTTCATCGACCAGTTGCAGGGTGCGTCACCTGTGTACAACCGGGCGGTGGCGTTGCGGCTGTGCGGGGACCTGGATGAGCGTGCGCTGGGCGTCGGGCTGACCGATGTGGTGCGCCGCCATGAGGCACTGCGCACGGTGTTCTCCGCGGTCGACGGAATACCGAGGCAGGTTGTCATGCCGGCCGCGCGCTCCGACTTCGGCTGGCAGGTGGTGGATGCGACCGGGTGGCCGGCCGACCGGCTGGATGCGGCCATCAAGGACACGGCGCGTCACCCGTTCCACCTCGCCACTGAAATCCCGCTGTGGGCAAAGCTTTTCAGGGTCGACGAGCGCAATCACGTGGTGGTGGTCGTGGTCCACCACATCGCCGGAGACGGCTGGTCGATCAGTGTGCTGGCCAGTGACCTGATTGCGGCGTACATCAGCCGGTGTGCCAGGCGGGCGCCCGACTGGGCCGAATTGCCGGTGCAGTACATCGATTACACGCTCTGGCAGCGGGACAATCTCGGGGATCTGACCGATCGGGAGAGCCCACTCGCGGCGCAGGTGGCCTATTGGGAAGAGGCCCTGGCCGGGATGCCCCAGCGGCTCGAACTACCGACCGATCGTCCTTATCCGCCGGTCGCCGATCACCGCGGTGACCAGGTTCGGGTGGACTGGCCGGCCCTGTTGCAGCAGCAGATTCACCAGCTGGCCCGCGAGCACAACGCCACCAGCTTCATGGTCGTGCAGGCGGCCCTCGCCGTGCTGCTGTCTCGGCTGGCCGCCACTTCCGATGTGGCGGCGGGTTTCCCGATCGCCGGCCGCGGAGATCCCGCGCTCGACGCCCTGGTGGGATTCTTCGTCAACACCCTGGTGCTGCGGGTCGACCTGGACGGTGACCCGAGTTTCGCCGAGCTACTGGCCCAGGTGCGTCGGCGCAGCCTAGCCGCCTACGAGCACCAGGACGTCCCGTTCGAGGTGCTGGTCGATCGGCTCAACCCGCCCCGTTCGCGGACCCATCACCCGCTGATCCAGGTGATTCTGAACTGGCAGAACAACGACCCCACCGTCGGTCTCGTCGCGGGCGATCTGCAAATCAGCCCTATCCCGGTCGACACGCACACCGCACGGATGGATCTGGCGTTCTTCCTGATCGACCGGGTCGCGGACAGTGGCGAACTCGGCGGCATCGGTGGACGGGTGGAGTACCGCACCGACGTATTCGAGGCCGCCACGATCGAGGCCCTGGTCGCGCGACTGCAAACGGTGCTGACGGTGGTCACCACCCACCCAGGACGACGTTTGTCCGCGCTGGAGCTGCTGGATGACCGCGAGCATGCCCGGTTGTCCAGGTGGGGCAACCACGCCGCGCTGACCCGGCCGTTGCCCGCCGCGGTGTCGATCCCGGCGGCGTGGGCGGCGCAGGTAACGCGCACCCCCGCCGCGGTCGCGCTGACCTACCGCGACCGGTCCTGGACCTATCGCGAGCTGGATGAGTCGTCGAACCGGTTGGCGCACTTGCTGTCCGGTCACGGGGCAGGTCCGGGCGCGGTGGTGGCGTTGCTGATGGAGCGCTCGGCGCAGGCCGTCATCGCCATTCTGGCGGTGCTCAAGACCGGCGCCGCCTACCTGCCGCTGGACCCGGCGCTGCCCGGCTCCCGGCTGGATTTCATGATCGGCGACGCCGCGCCCTGCGCAGCCGTCACCAGCGCCGGCCTCGCCGCCACACTGAGCAGGCACGAACTGCCGACGATCGACGGCAGTGACTTCGATTATGCTGAGCCGCAACCATTTTCAGGAACAGAGTGGTCCGCGCCGGTTCCCGCCGACGTCGCCTACCTCATGTACACCTCAGGAACCACCGGTGTTCCCAAAGGTGTTGCCATCACTCACCACAACGTCACCCGGCTGATCGGGTCGCTGGACGCCGACCTGGAACTGACGCCGGAGCAGGTGTGGACGCAGTGCCACTCCCTGGTTTTCGACTTCTCGGTGTGGGAGATCTGGGGGGCGCTGCTGCACGGCGGCCGGCTGGTGGTGGTCCCCGACGAGGTGGTGCGCTCACCCAACGACTTTCACGCCCTGCTGGCCGCCGAGCGAATCAGCGTTCTCTGTCAGACCCCGTCGGCGTTCTATGCGCTGGCAACCGTTGACGTGGCGCAACGCGATATGGGAGAGCAGCTCGAGCTGCAGGTGGTGATCTTCGGCGGGGAGGCGCTGCAGCCCCAGCGACTCGGAACGTGGCTGCGCGATCACCCGAACTCGCCGCGGCTGTTCAATCTCTACGGGATCACCGAGACGACCGTGCACGTCTCCGCGGGGGAGATCGTCAACGCCGACGCCGAGTGCGTCGTCAGCCCGATCGGGCTGCCGTTGCCCGATATCGCCTTGTTCGTGCTCGACCGGTGGCTGCGCGCGGTGGCGGTCGGGGTGGTGGGCGAGCTGTATGTGGCCGGCCCCGGGGTGGGTGTCGGATATGTGGGTCGCGCGGGTCTGACGGCGTCGCGGTTCGTGGCATGTCCGTTCGGGGAGCCGGGCACGCGCATGTACCGCACCGGCGATTTGGTGCGCTGGGGGGCCGACGGGCAGCTGGTATACGTGGGCCGCGCCGACGAGCAGGTCAAGATTCGCGGGTATCGCATTGAAAGCGGTGAGGTAGCCGCCGCGTTGGCCGAGGTCGACGGGGTGGGACAGGCGGTCGTGACGGTCCGCGAGGACCACCCGGGTGACAAGCGCCTGGTGGCTTACGTCACCGAGTCGGCCGACGGGAGCCTGGACCCGCACGGGCTGCGTGCGGCAGCGGCGGAGCGGCTGCCGTCGTACATGGTGCCCGCCGCAGTGATCGTCCTGGACGGGCTGCCCCTGACCATCAACGGCAAACTCGACACCAAAGCCCTGCCGGCGCCGAGGTACGTCGACGACGATCACTACCGGGCTCCGGCCACGCCGATCGAGGAGATTATCGCCGGCATCTACGCCCATGTGCTCGGACTCGAGCGGGTCGGTGTCGACGAGTCGTTCTTCGACCTCGGCGGCGATTCCCTGTTGGCCATGCGGGTGGTCGCGGCGATCAACACCGCGCTGGATGCCGGTCTTGCCGTGCGCACGCTCTTCGACGCGCCGTCGATCGCTGCGCTGGCCCCACGTATCGGGTTGGGAGGCAACCGGTTGCAGCCGCTCGCGGCGGTCCCGCGACCCGCCGTAATCCCGCTGTCGTTTGCCCAGAACCGGCTTTGGATCATCGACCAATTCCACGGTCCGTCAGCGCTTTACAACATCCCGGCGGCCTTGCGGTTGCGTGGGACGCTGGATGTCGAGGCGCTGGGTGTCGCACTGACCGACGTGATAGGCCGGCACGAGAGCCTGCGCACAGTGTTCGCCGCGGTCCAGGGCGTGCCCCACCAGACAGTGATTCCGTTGCGGCAGGCCGACTTCGGTTGGCACATTGTGGATGCGACTTCGTGGCCGGTGAACCGGTTGACCGCGGCCATCGAAGCCGCGGCACAACACCACTTCGACCTGGCCACCGAAATCCCGCTCCGCGCCACCCTCTTCAAGGTTTCCGATCAGGAACACATCTTGGTGGTGGTGGTGCACCACATCGCCGGCGACGGGTGGTCGGTCGGCGTGCTGGCGGCTGACCTGGGTACCGCGTATCTGGCGCGGTCTGCCGGACAGCCTCCGGACTGGACGCAATTGCCGGTGCAGTACGCCGATTACACGCTCTGGCAGCGGCAGACTCTCGGTGATCTGGCCGATGCGGACAGCCCGATGGCCGGTCAGCTGCGGTATTGGGAGCAGGCGCTGGCAGGGTTGGCGCCGCGCCTGGAGTTGCCGGTGGACCGGCCTTACCCGCTGGTGGCCGAACAGCGCGGGGGCAAGGTCGTGCTGGAATGGCCGGCCACGCTGGCGCGGCGGGTGCGCGAAGTCGCGGGAGCCCACGGGGCGACCAGCTTCATGGTGGTCCAGGCCGCACTGGCGGTGCTGCTGTCCAAACTCAGCGGCAGTCGCGATGTGGCGGTGGGGTTTCCAGTCGCGGGTCGTGGTGACCCGGCTCTGGACAAATTGGTGGGATTCTTCGTCAACACCCTGGTGCTGCGGGTCGACCTGGGGTCGGTGGCGGACGGAAATCCGACCTTCGCAGACCTGCTCGCTCAGGTGCGGGAACGCAGCCTGGCCGCCTATGAACACCTAGACGTGCCGTTCGAGGTGCTGGTCGAGCGCCTCGACCCGGTCCGTTCGCTGACCCATCATCCATTGATCCAGGTCATGCTGGCCTGGCAGAACAACATCGACTTCAACGTCGACCTGGGTGCTCTCGAGGTCGCGCCCGTTGCGGTCGACACCCACACCGCCCGAATGGATTTGACTTTCTCGCTGGCCGAGCGGCACGGCGAGGACGGTGAGCTCACCGGGATCGGCGGGACAGTCCAGTTCCGCTCCGACGTGTTCGATGCGGACACCATCGAGGCGCTGTGCGGTTGGTTGCAGTCGGTGGTGACCGCGGCCACGACCTCCCCGAGAAAACCGTTGTCGTCGTTGGACCTGGTCGCGCCCGGTGAGCAGACCCGGCTGAATCGCTGGGGAAACCGCGCGGTGCTGACCCAGCCCGCGCCCCCCGCCGTGTCGATCCCTGAGGCGTGGGCGGCGCAGGTGGCGCTCACCCCGGCGGCGGTGGCGTTGACGTGTGGGCATCGCTCGTGGACCTACCGCGAGCTCGACAGAGCGTCAAACCGACTGGCGCACCACCTGTCGCGTCGCGGCGCTCATCCCGGAACGCTGGTGGCGCTGGTGTTCTGCCGGTCGGCCGACGCGATCGTCGCGATGCTGGCAGTGCTCAAAGCCGGTGCCGCCTACCTGCCGATCGATCCGGCACTCCCGCAAGCCCGGATCGGTTTCATGCTCACCGACGCCGCGCCGGTGGCCGTGGTCACCACCACCGAGCTGATCGACAGACTCGAGGTGCACGGTGTGCCGGTGATCGACAGCGCCGCCCCGGACATCAGATCCTGTCCGGTCACCCCCCGGCCGATGCCGGCGCCCGATCATCTCGCCTACCTGATCTATACATCGGGCACCACCGGCGTGCCCAAAGGCGTTGCGATCACGCATCACAACGTGACGCAGCTGCTGCGGGTCACCGGTTTCTTCAGCGGGCGCAACCACGCCGCGCCGCTCGCGTTCGCAGCGACGCAATGGCACTCGTATTCCTTCGACGTCTCGGTGTGGGAGATCTGGGGCACGCTGCTGCGCGGGGGACGGCTGGTGGTCGTGCCGGAGGACGTGGCGGCCTCGCCCGCCGACTTCCACGACCTGCTGACCGCCGAGCACATCGATGTGCTCACTCAAACCCCCTCTGCGGCCGGCATGTTGGACGTTGCGGGGCTCGAATCGACAGCGCTGGTGGTGGGCGGCGAGGCGTGTCCGTCGGAGTTGGTGGATCGCTGGGCGCCGGGCCGGGTCGTCATCAATGCCTACGGCCCCACCGAGACCACCGTCTATGCGGCGATGAGCCGACCGCTGCAGCCGAATTCGGGGCCCACGCCGATCGGCGCACCGGTGTCGGGCGCGGCACTCTTCGTGCTGGACAGATGGTTGCGGCCAGTGCCCGCCGGTGTGGTCGGCGAGCTCTACGTCGCGGGGCGGGGGGTGGGAGTCGGGTACTGGCTGCGACCCTCGCTGACCGCCGCCCGGTTCGTGGCGTGCCCGTTCGGCGCGCCCGGCGCCCGCATGTACCGCACCGGAGACCTGGTGCGCTGGCGACGCGACGGACAGCTGGATTACCTGGGCCGGGCCGACGATCAGGTCAAGATCCGCGGCTACCGCATCGAGCTGGGTGAGGTGCAGGCGGAGCTCGCCGCGATTGACGGCGTCGATCAGGCGGTGGTGCTCGTGCGTGAGGATCGCCCCGGCGACAAGCGTCTGGTGGGTTACCTCACCGGATCACCCGACCTGATGCGCGTACGTGAGGTGCTGTCGCAGCGGTTGCCGTCGTACATGGTGCCCGCCGCCCTGGTACCGCTGAATGCGTTGCCGCTCACCGTAAACGGCAAACTCGACAGCCGCGCCCTGCCCGCGCCGGAATACCAGGACGTGGATCGTTACCGGGAACCGGACGGCGCCGTCGAGCAGATCCTGGCCGCGATCTACGCCGAGGTCCTCGGACTCGACCGCGTCGGTGCGGACGAGCCGTTCTTCGATCTCGGCGGCGACAGCATTCTGGCGATGCAGGTTGTGGCGCGCGCCCGGGATGCGGGCGTGGTGTGCCGGGCGCGCGACGTGTTCGTCGAACAGACCGTCGCCGGGGTGGCCCGCGTCGCGGTGCTGACCGACGGTGACTCCGATGTGGTCGACGAAGGCATCGGCGAGCTGCTGCCCACCCCGATCATGCGCTGGCTGCAGAGTCAGAGCGGCGCGGTCGATCAGTTCAACCAGACGATGGTGCTGCAGGCGCCGGCCGGGGTCACCGAGACCCATGTCCGGGCGCTGCTGCAGGCTCTGATCGACCGGCACGCCATGTTGCGCCTCAGGGGCGACGGTGACGGCTGGTGGGTGCCCGAACCGGGTTCGGATGCCGGGAGCTGTATCCAGCAGGTGGCCGAAATCACGCCGAAGACGTTGGCGCAGGCCCGGTCTCAGTTGGACCCGGGGTCCGGCCGGATGCTGAGCGCGCAGTGGTGCGCCGAATCCGGCCAGCTGGCATTGGTCATTCACCACATGGCCGTCGACGGCGTGTCGTGGCGGATCCTGCTGCACGACGTCAACATCGCCTGGAGCCAGTTGCGCGGTGGGCGTGAGGTGACGTTGCCTTCGGCCGGCACGTCGTTTCAGCGGTGGGCGTCGTTGCTGAATGAGCACGCCCACGCTCCCTCGGTGGTTGACACGGCGGGTGCGTGGCGCCGGGTACTGAACGCGTCCAACGTGCTGCCGCCGGTGCGGCCCGAAGTGGACACTCTGGGCACCGCCGGGCACGTCTCGGTGGCCTTGGACACCGACACCACCCGGATGGTGCTCGGCGCGGCGCCGACGGCGTTTCACGCTGGGGTGCAAGACATTCTGCTGATCGCATTCGCCTTGGCGTGGGCCGAGTTTCTCGGCGGCAGCGAGGCGCCGATCCTGGTCGATGTGGAGGGACACGGGCGCCACGACGACATCGCGCCCATGGTGGACCTGTCGCGCACGGTGGGCTGGTTCACCACCAGGTACCCGGTGGCCCTGGCCGTCGACGCGCCGGACTGGGCCCAGGTGGTGGCGGGGAGCGCGGAACTCGGTTCGGCGATCAAGGACCTCAAGGAGCAACTGCGCACTGTGCCGCATCCGGTCACCTACGGCCTGTTGCGCTATCTCAACGGTGATGTCGATATGCCCGGCGCCGAGCCGGCAATCGGCTTCAACTACCTCGGTCGCCTGGGCGCCCCCGCGCAGTCGGACGGCCGGATCTGGACCGTCGGGAACCGGGTTGCCGACAGCAACGCGGGACTGCCGTTGTCGCTGATGCACACCATCGAGGTGAACGCCTTCACCGTCGACACCG
This genomic stretch from Mycobacterium paragordonae harbors:
- a CDS encoding glycoside hydrolase, producing the protein MGKDAEAKGWGRWLAIAASLALAGGMIYAQDTKQNTPCCADSPLVAAPPQSQSPSPSPSVAAPQTASAAEAAMLAGNAPMAAQDFQMALPAGIAPEGGLQVKTIWAARVIELLFPEIKTIGGFRQDALRWHPSGLAIDVMIPNHDSPEGIALGNQIAGLALANAKRWGIDHVIWRQKIYLGPASGSWTADLGNETANHYDHVHIATNGGGYPTGRETYFIGSMTPAPSN
- a CDS encoding succinic semialdehyde dehydrogenase — its product is MPAPSAEVFDRLRRLAAIKDIDERPTKTINEVFTGKPLTSIPVGTADDVAAAFAQARAAQVEWARRPVAERIEIIRRYRDLVIENREFLMDLLQAEAGKARWAAQEEIVDLMANANYYVRVTAKLLKPQKVQALLPGIGKTTVGYQPKGVVGVISPWNYPMTLTASDSVPALLAGNAVVLKPDSQTPYCALACAELLYQAGLPRALYAIVPGPGSVVGTAITDNCDYLMFTGSTQTGSHLAEQAGRRLIGFSAELGGKNAMIVTRGANLDKAAKAATRACFSNAGQLCISIERIYVEKDIADEFTRKFGDAVRNMKLGTGYDFSVDMGSLISEGQLETVTEHVNDATSKGAKVIAGGKARPDIGPLFYEPTVLADVTPEMECAANETFGPLVSIYPVADVDEAVEKANDTEYGLNASVWARTPAEGQQIAARLRSGTVNVDEGYAFAWGSLSAPMGGMGQSGVGRRHGPEGLLKYTESQTIATARVFNLDPPFGLPSALWQKSLLPIVRTVMKLPGRN
- a CDS encoding TIGR03617 family F420-dependent LLM class oxidoreductase — translated: MHVDAMTIPQPLTQIGDTARRTQEAGFSGLLFTETGRTAYLNAAVASQAAPGLQLSTGVAVAFPRSPFVTAATAWELQEATNGNFRLGLGTQVRTHVVRRYGMAFERPGPRLRDYVRAVKACFSAFRTGKLDHHGEFYDLDFITPQWSAGPIDAPDPKVDIAAVNPWMLRMAGEVADGVHVHPLGEPGYLARHVAPNVAAGAAKSGRDTSDIAVIVPVMTIVGDTDEERHNERELVRASLSFYASTPNYAFILDEAGFDGTTARIREKQKAGDFKGMAAQITDDHIAVFATEATWDGLAEALVAKYEGTATRIVLYNALSDPARFERYGEIAQRISTR
- a CDS encoding MbtH family protein, which produces MSANPFDDDNGRFFVLVNDEEQHSLWPEFADVPAGWRVVYGLSDRSACLDYIEQNWPDIRPKSLRERLAQDAGR